In Mangifera indica cultivar Alphonso chromosome 14, CATAS_Mindica_2.1, whole genome shotgun sequence, the DNA window ATTAGATCCATCCACAGCTGAGgttgaaatgaaagatgaaTATAAACAGGATATTGGAACCAGGGAAAGTAAGGATCAAGATGATCTGAGTCCAGCTTGTTTTTTGCCTCCGCTACCACGTCATAGAGTGTATTCTAAGGCAACTCCACATTTTGATCAACCTGAGTATCTTAATAAGCCTGCTGAAGGTTTAGGGTTGAATTTTCCTGATATAAGGGAAGTGACTGGACAGCCTACCTCACCACAGTCTGATGTGACACCTGTAAAATATCGAAAAGATGTCCCTGTTGCTGCTGCGGCAGCCGCAGCAGCAGCTGCTGTTGTTGCATCTTCAATGGTAGTAGCTGCAACAAAGTCAAACGCTGACTCAAATATTGAACTTCCTGTGGCTGCTGCAGCCACTGCTACTGCTGCAGCTGTGGTAGCAACAACTGTAGCCGTGACTAAGCAGTATGAACAGGGTGCACGAAGTGATGGAGATACAGATTCTGCTGGTTACGAGCAACGTGGTAGTGGAAGATGCGAACATGGTTCTTTTGGGGCAAATTCAGAAGGTGATAGAGTATCTGATGGATCAGCTGGCAATGATAGCACAAAATCTGATCTTGATGATGTCACAGAATGTGAGATTCCATTGGAGGAAATTACCTTGGGTGAACGTATTGGACTTGGTATGAACTCATACATTATGCTATGTGATACTGTACCCTGTTTCATGTGATAGTTCTTGACCCTAGTTATGGTGACATAAATATCAATTTCTAGCTTATTTTTATGTCTCAGGATCATATGGAGAGGTATATCGTGGGGAATGGCATGGAACAGTAAGTTTTCTCTTGCTGAAACTAAccgttctgttttttttttctactatgAGTCGAATCCAattatttccttgttttgagGAGCATAAAGTTTTTGTACAATATTAGTATGCTAGAAAGCCAACTAAATAGCCTTTTTAGGCAGATTGGGAAGTGGAATGGTAAGTTAAAGATTAATGTACCTGATAAACAATATACAATAACTTggatcaaaatttatataaactattcTAAGATATGAAGGATCGACTAACTGACACATAAACCTTAGATAcctgatttttcaaagttttatattatattataattattatatatttgatacccAAAAATGTTTCTATCTTTCTTAAATGTTCACCTAGTTCTAATATTAGGGCCTACTTCTTtttgtgttagtttttaaactttggtaCTGTAATATTCACCCTTGGAAATACTACTGCACAATATTTTTGTCCATGGATTGGATATAAGTATTTTGGTGCTCGCGAAATAATTAGCAATGTCTTAATAAGACAATGCATAGTGTAGGATCATTGTACTGTCATGAGATGGTTTGTGGATCTCTTACTTTTGGGTAGAAATTAAATGGTTAAACCTATGCCAAGTTTTTTCCTCCAGACTGACATATGATAATCCCTATTCTTGGAAGgcacattttttaaacttgtttttgCTCTTTGATTTTGTAGGAAGTTGCTGTGAAGAGGTTCCTAGACCAAGATATTTCTGGGGAATCACTTGTAGAATTCGAAAAAGAGGTATAATCTCTCTGTTTCTGTTGCCATCTTAGATGTCAACTTGTCTCATGCTGTCTATAGCAGAACCTGAATAGACTCTTCTGTCACACATGTTACTAAAGATTCTTGAACCTTGTGATTTGCTTATATTCTTGTGCCTGATTTAAAACTCAGGTTAATGATTATATCCTGATTGAACATTTATCATTttgcaatttaattttaatgtaatcTGGTAATTTTATGCTAATGCTTCTTTCATGGAAAacttaaatcatataaaaacttCCTTTTCTAACACTTTACCTTTATGTcttgttaatataatttgtatagTATATTGATTTTCACAAGTTGTGATTTGTTTGTAAGGTCCTACTCATGAGAAAGCTTAGGCACCCAAATGTTGTTCTCTTTATGGGAGCTGTAACTCGTGTTCCAAATCTCTCAATTGTTACGGAATTTCTTCCTAGGTTTGTGTCCATCCTTTACTTTTCTCAAATTTGTGTTATAATCTTGTTTAAAATTTCTGCTGTCATTATGTAGGAGTATTATTAATGGTTGGTAGAAAGTTTATAGAGCTCCAATTGCTTGTGTTTCTTTAACCATTATTAGTTTATTGGGGCTTTATTGTTCATGTTCGATtggaaaattaaagaagaatttatGTTTTGCAGAGGTAGTTTGTATAGGTTACTTCATCGGCCCAACAATCAATTAGATGAGCGGAGGCGCTTGAGGATGGCCCTGGACGCTGTAAAAATCCATTATTCTTATGTTGTGTTCCATCACTTTCAGACAAAATGTTCTCTACTTGGTGCATATGGTAAtaacttttctcttttatatgatttaactTTCAGGCTCGGGGAATGAATTACTTGCACAACTGCAATCCAGTAATTGTACATCGTGATTTGAAGTCTCCAAATCTTCTAGTTGATAAAAATTGGGTCGTCAAGGTACCACATCTCTCTTTTGTACACCTGAGCATCTCATATGTCTAAGCCAGTATGATGTGAATTTGCACCTGTAGTTTCATCTCTTACTAATTTCCATCTGGAAATAGGTATGTGATTTTGGATTATCACGGATGAAGAACAGCACATTTCTCTCTTCAAGGTCAACTGCTGGAACGGTAAGCCGTGCTAAAAAACTAGCAGCAGCTgtactttctttttatttggtataatttgtttatatttgtttcatattattatttgccaTTGTCCTCCTTTGGGCTTCCTTTTGGTACTTGAaaactcttcttctttctcttccttaCTCATCAAATTCTTACAAGTCTGCAAGATAATCACAATTCTATAACTTACAATGTGTTTTGCCccattgattaattattatttagttgtcattttttgatttaATGTAACCATTGCCGCtgcaaattagtaatttaatttttgtgataCTTACATTCAGGCTGAGTGGATGGCTCCAGAAGTGCTCAGAAATGAACCTTCAGATGAAAAGTATGCCTTTTCTCAATCGAACTTGGTATTGTTATTGGACCATTCACACTTCCTCTGTTATAATCTTATGAATATGAATGCAGGTgtgatgtttatagttttggagtCATATTATGGGAGCTATTTACGATGCGACAGCCATGGGGGGGGATGAACCCAATGCAAGTTGTTGGTGCGGTAGGATTTCAACACCGCCGACTGGACATTCCAGATAATATGGATCCAGCAATTGCTGATATAATTCGAAAGTGCTGGCAGACGTGAGTATATTTTAAGTTGTTGCCTTCCAACTGACTATTCTGAACATGCTTGCTTACTAATTAGTTTTCTGCTCTGATATTGTAATTTGAAACATATGTGCTGGTACCTTAAACTGGAGTAGGCATTAATAATCCCGATTGCTTTAGTAGATACACTTATTCCAGTTATTAAACTGAAGGTTTAATGTGTTGCTGGAGTCTGccatttggttttcttatgcTTCTTGTATTTGAAAACCTTCTGTGAACTTCCATGGTCATGCTGAGATGTATGCTTTCTCACTGTGAAAGAGTTGATGAGATCTGTTTTTAAACACTCACTGAAATGAAAAATCAAGCTACCTTAACTCATAACGAACAACCTTTCCATTAACGAAAGCATGCTTGCCTTGTTAAATGTTTGGAGAATCTATGGTGAAAATCTTTCTAGGTTACATTGGCAATATTGATTGTTGATGCGTTGGCTGTCTCATGTGTGCAAAGAATAAACACTCCTGCCTCTCCTTGGCCCAATTCTTCTTCATGGTAGAATAATCTTTGTTCTCCATTGTACCAGTTCTTTAGATTTAGTTGTAAAGATCAGTTTTGTCTGTACCTCtggaatatttttttgaattgatgCCATTATCATCGGGCATATTGATTGACATAACTGACATTTGATCTTTTTATAATCTTTAGAGATCCAAGATTAAGGCCAACATTTGCAGAAATAATGGCTGCTCTGAAGCCATTGCAGAAACCTATAACCAGTTCACAAGTGCCTAGACCAATTGCATAAATAGTGACCAAAAGATGGATCAGAGCTCAACGATGTACTGAAAACTCAACAGGGTGAAAATCAAAGTTTGCAGACTGAACCTCGGCTCATGGGATTGCCGAAACATGTTGGAACAGTTATAAGACAAAAAAGATTTGATGCAAGATGATGACTCAAACATATACTCTGAGATGATTGTgattctttccttctttctttctcattttcaaCATTCTCCATTTCTCTTTTTGTATTCTTATTGGTGCAG includes these proteins:
- the LOC123196335 gene encoding probable serine/threonine-protein kinase SIS8 isoform X3 codes for the protein MASSSDRMPSLVDLQGTPVSDCVTWEAVLVNRAADANLLKLEQKALEVVVKLRSQTLASVSSDLVQKLAVLVAEHMGGPVGDPENMLRGFQSLSYSLKATLGSMVLPLGSLTIGLARHRALLFKVIADSVSIPCRLVKGHQYTGSDDVAMNFVRIDDGREYIVDLMADPGTLIPSDAVGLHIDYDDSFYSASPLSRDIDSSHVASSSSGVGSSFEEHSEFGIPDKRSRLGISVAIASHSEDTGKFDTSNFTGTIKGEEESNKLSSNVERVPAREVPGRSGYPYTRARSPSWTEGVISPAAHRMKVKDVSRYMIDAAKENPQLAQKLHDVLLESGVVTPPNLFTEIYQEQLDPSTAEVEMKDEYKQDIGTRESKDQDDLSPACFLPPLPRHRVYSKATPHFDQPEYLNKPAEGLGLNFPDIREVTGQPTSPQSDVTPVKYRKDVPVAAAAAAAAAAVVASSMVVAATKSNADSNIELPVAAAATATAAAVVATTVAVTKQYEQGARSDGDTDSAGYEQRGSGRCEHGSFGANSEGDRVSDGSAGNDSTKSDLDDVTECEIPLEEITLGERIGLGSYGEVYRGEWHGTEVAVKRFLDQDISGESLVEFEKEVLLMRKLRHPNVVLFMGAVTRVPNLSIVTEFLPRGSLYRLLHRPNNQLDERRRLRMALDAARGMNYLHNCNPVIVHRDLKSPNLLVDKNWVVKVCDFGLSRMKNSTFLSSRSTAGTAEWMAPEVLRNEPSDEKCDVYSFGVILWELFTMRQPWGGMNPMQVVGAVGFQHRRLDIPDNMDPAIADIIRKCWQTDPRLRPTFAEIMAALKPLQKPITSSQVPRPIA